The Fusarium falciforme chromosome 4, complete sequence genomic interval CATGACTCGAGGGTGTACTCAGAGATGAGGGTCAAGAAGGCAGGGTGCTGGATAGCCTGGCGAACCAAGACAGATCGGGGCGGCGAGGTAACGGATCGAATGTAAGGGTCGAGGAAGCGGAAGTCGTGTGGGATCTTGTTGGGGAGAATCGATAGAAGGGTCGCGAAGGCCGGGATCGAGTGGTAGGGGAGAAATGCGAGAAGCAGAGCTTGGGTGTTTTCCTCATGGATTCTGTCAaagcttagccttttatCCCATCTCCGTCAAGGATGAAATTTCGTACCTAAATCTTCGGATGAGCCATTCAATAGACTTGATAGCAGGCATTAGCCTAAGGCGACTGCCTGCGAGACGCAGGAAGGCCCCGACTCGTCGGTCCAGCTCCTCATTCTCAGAGGCTGTAAGCTGAGTACGGTCTTGGTTCTGACTCTCCTCGCTAAAAATTGTAGCCTGGAAAGGCGCAAATCTCGCATCGAGCTGGCAAAGTTCCTCGAAGCCCTGGAAGCAGGTGGTGTAGAGAGTCTGGTAGTTCTGGGTCGCGGCGACTCGAGGTTCCCAGATCAGCGATTTGGAATGCGCAGCCTTTTGCGCCTTGACGTTGAGAGTCGACTTTGAGTTAGCGGCCACCTGCGCCAATTGAGCAGCGAGAGaggtggccatgatgacggGGGCTACACCTCAGGCTCGGGCAGGGGAGGAGAATGGTCGATGTGAAGGTCGTCCTTGAAGGCAGCGGGAGTGAGGCCTACGCCGAAATTTTTTGGCACGGGGAAAAAGATGGCCTGGAGATTTTGTTATCGATAAGAGGAACTCTCCATAGCAGGCTGCAGCTGGTAGGTTCATGTGGGTGTGTCTACCCCACCATTTGACCCACCGTCCATGGAATCCTGGCTCGATCTGTTCAGCTTCTGTCATGACATAACTCGAATTATGATGGTTGGGATTGGGGTTTCTTTTTGTTTTCTCTTTTTGGATTGGCTGGCTTCTTGATAGTTTGAATTGTGTTCACTTCCATGCTGTAGCTTGCCTCTATTCTTTTCGAGCATTGATATTCGAACACTTGGTCTTCTAACATTGTCTACCAGTATCGTACCTAAGGGACACAACGATGAAGGACGCCATTCGATACCTACACCAGCAAGCAGGTCTATTAAGTTTGTTACTCCAAAAAGCCAATCGCCTCATATTCGTCTTTAAACTGCATTCCCCTGCTCTGCCGGCTTCCCTTTGTAGAAGCAAACACTCGACGGCCCACTTCTACCTCTCGCGCCGGCTATCACGATGCTTCATTGGTTCGCAACCCCCACAACGGCGCAAGTAGGTACATGCGAAACGGTGGGACGCAGCCTGTGATGGCTAAAACACGACGAATACCgacttacttattaggctGTTGAGTCCCCGAGTGAATGAGTTGGTTGCTGAGTTTACCCGCTAGAGTGGCGTGCTGTCTCTGAAAGCTTAGGTACTTATCTGCTGGAGAGAAACCCGACCAACTCCAAGTCAACCTTGTCAGATATATTCCCCGCAGCGCCTCAACCGACTTCACCAAACACCACGTTGTGTACAACATGGCTGTAAGACATCTTAGATCCTAGCAAACATTTCCTTTATTAACAATTCTTTAGTCTACACTTCCCCAAGTCGTCCTCTTCGGAGACTCCCTATTCCAGCACGCCATCCAGCTCCTCGATGGCTACTCTTTCCAGGCCGCTCTACAGTCTGGTGAGTGCTTCAACTCGACGAACATTGATAGAAAAGGCCACTAATAAATGCCCAGAATTCATTCGCCGCCTGGACGTTGTCAACCGAGGCTTCTCGGGCTTCAACACTGACCATGCTCTGAAGCACCTCCCGGACATCTTCCCCGAGCGCACGGCCTCATCGCCCAAGCTGCACTATCTCGTGAGCTGCCATCACCTCACATAGCCCACTGTACTGACCGCAGCCAGGTTATCCTGTTTGGTGCCAATGATGCCGTCATGGAGACTTCTGTCACTAACCAGCACGTACCCCTGGAGCGCTACAAGGAGAACCTCACCAAGATCATCAACCACCCACGCATCACCGCCCACAAGCCCCAGATCATCCTGGTGACGCCTCCTCCGTTGGATGAGATCAAGTCGACTCCTCGATCTCTTGGAAACGGCCACAAGGCGGCTCTTCGCCACTTTGCCGTCAGCGCCTCCTATTCCGAGGTGGTCCGCCAAGTCGCAAAGGAGAACCCAGGGGTTGCCCTAGTCGATCTGTGGCAGGTGTTCATGGACAAGGCCGCCGAGATGGCATCGCCCGGAGACTACACACCCGGCGGTCCCCTGCTGGGCTCGCCCGAGAACGGCAAGCAGGGTGGCCTGGATGTTCTCCTCCCCGACGGGCTTCACATGGGCGGTCAGGGTTACCAGATCTTTTACGACGCTCTGCTGCCTCACATTGGCAAGGAGTGGAAGGGACTCGGGGAGGAGGATCGGACAGGATGGGCGATTCCTGACTGGCGCGACCTGTGCGGACTCTAGTCCGCCAAGCCGGCATGAGCGAGCAAGGGTAGAGATGTCTGGATAGATAGATAGAGGGAGCCTTAGACGTTATAGAGTCTGTTAGAGATTATAGCTGCCACTCTTTCTTTGTTCTTTATTGAATTTCCATGCCCTGCTCTGGCTTGAACGTCTCGGTCATTCACATCACCCCTTCACCCATCCCGTCCACCAGTCCTTGTCTCTTAGTTTCACCCCGCCTTCATGCCGATAGCCCCCTCAATTCGTGGCGGGTCAAGAGAGGGATACCTGCGTATCAATGGCATTCAATTTCTTCCAATTCTGGGTGGTGGGTGGCCGGCATACCTCTTATCTCCGGTCAGAGATCAAGACATTGCATTCTGCAGCGAGGATTGTCGTGATGAGCCATGGATGCGTGCTACGTATGACAACATACATCCTCGTAGTGACCCCAGTCAACCTGAGGCTGGACGGCTCACGACGGCTTGTCCTCAAAGCCCCCCGGGCCCTGACTCGCCCTGGACACAGCCTGAATTTAGTGGATTAGCGGGCTCCAACACGCCACAAGCGCTACTGTAGAGGAACCGCCACGTTAGCGCGCGGCCCCGACCTACCCACTCCATCCAAGTCGAGCAAGTGAGGTCGCTTCATCCCTCGAGACCAACCTCGAAACGTTATTCTCGACTCGATATTGCCCGCCCTCCCTCAACGTCGACGCTGTTTCACGGCCTTTTCCTGCGCCCGAGAGAGACTGAAGAACGCATAGTATTTCTATCTGCGCTCTCGCTGCCTTGTACATCCTTCACGCACCTTCGTCGCCCATTTCCGCTCCCCACCTTCTTTGCGACGCCGCGATTTGTCCACACACTCGACGACAACCCCTATCGTCCACATCCATATCGATCCGTACCAGCGACTGCGTGTTTAACTCGATTCACCCGTAACCCATCGAGTGCGAGATATAAATCCCTAGTCTAGTGACCG includes:
- a CDS encoding SGNH-hydro domain-containing protein gives rise to the protein MASTLPQVVLFGDSLFQHAIQLLDGYSFQAALQSEFIRRLDVVNRGFSGFNTDHALKHLPDIFPERTASSPKLHYLVILFGANDAVMETSVTNQHVPLERYKENLTKIINHPRITAHKPQIILVTPPPLDEIKSTPRSLGNGHKAALRHFAVSASYSEVVRQVAKENPGVALVDLWQVFMDKAAEMASPGDYTPGGPLLGSPENGKQGGLDVLLPDGLHMGGQGYQIFYDALLPHIGKEWKGLGEEDRTGWAIPDWRDLCGL